In a single window of the Melioribacteraceae bacterium genome:
- a CDS encoding acyl-CoA carboxylase subunit beta, translating into MKKIGSQFPENETTVKRGLYHKELVDKLNLLREDISLGGGKVSIDKQHEKGKLTARERIRLLVDENSEFIELNTFAAHDMYSEYGGAPSAGTIFGIGKIHKRDFVIVANDATVKAGAWFPLTAKKNLRAQEISMENKLPIIYLVDSAGVFLPLQEDIFPDKEHFGRIFRNNAILSSQGIPQIAAIMGPCVAGGAYLPIMCDESLIVESEGSIFLAGSHLVKAAIGEVIDNETLGGARVQSNISGVTDYIVKNDTECIEQIRSIVSKYGRTAPSIFDRTTPLPPKYDPIEIYKILPEDTSKPYDTYELLARVVDNSEIDEYKAGYGKTLITAYARIDGWAVGIVANQRSIVKTDSLKGGSEMQIGGVIYSDSADKAARFIMNCNQKKIPLLFMQDVSGFMVGSKAEHGGIIKDGAKMVNAVANSVVPKITVIVGNSYGAGNYAMCGKAYDPRFIYSFPNSKIAVMGGNQAANVLLDIKLKQLKKNNSSISEIEKDDILKEINNSYNKSSNPLYAAARLWIDEIIDPALIRKYISRSIEICTNNNEIQKFNTGLIQT; encoded by the coding sequence ATGAAAAAAATCGGTTCACAATTTCCAGAAAATGAAACTACAGTTAAACGTGGTTTATACCATAAAGAATTAGTTGATAAACTAAATTTATTAAGGGAAGATATTTCATTAGGGGGAGGAAAAGTTTCAATTGATAAACAGCATGAAAAAGGAAAGTTAACCGCAAGAGAAAGAATCCGATTATTAGTTGATGAGAATAGTGAGTTTATAGAATTAAATACTTTTGCCGCTCATGATATGTACTCTGAATATGGAGGGGCCCCTTCTGCTGGGACCATATTTGGTATTGGGAAAATTCATAAAAGAGATTTTGTGATAGTAGCGAATGATGCAACTGTTAAAGCCGGGGCATGGTTTCCTCTGACCGCGAAAAAGAATTTGAGAGCACAAGAAATTTCGATGGAGAATAAACTTCCGATAATTTATTTGGTTGATAGCGCCGGTGTATTTTTGCCACTTCAAGAAGATATATTTCCTGATAAGGAACATTTTGGAAGAATATTTAGAAATAATGCCATCCTTTCTTCACAAGGAATTCCACAAATTGCTGCTATTATGGGACCATGTGTTGCCGGCGGGGCTTACCTCCCTATCATGTGTGATGAATCATTAATAGTGGAAAGTGAAGGCTCTATATTTCTTGCCGGTTCTCATTTGGTAAAAGCGGCAATTGGAGAAGTTATTGATAACGAAACGCTCGGCGGTGCAAGAGTACAATCTAATATTTCGGGAGTAACGGATTATATCGTAAAAAATGATACTGAATGCATTGAACAAATTCGAAGTATTGTTTCAAAATATGGCAGAACTGCTCCATCTATTTTCGATAGAACCACTCCCCTCCCTCCAAAATATGATCCAATTGAAATTTATAAAATTTTACCAGAAGACACCTCCAAACCTTATGACACTTATGAGCTATTAGCTAGAGTAGTTGATAATTCAGAGATTGATGAGTATAAAGCCGGTTATGGCAAGACATTAATTACCGCATATGCGAGAATTGATGGATGGGCAGTTGGAATTGTTGCAAATCAGAGAAGTATAGTTAAAACCGATTCTTTAAAAGGTGGAAGTGAGATGCAGATTGGTGGCGTTATTTATTCCGATAGTGCCGATAAAGCTGCAAGATTTATAATGAACTGTAATCAGAAAAAGATACCGCTTCTATTCATGCAAGATGTATCTGGATTTATGGTAGGCAGCAAAGCAGAACATGGAGGCATTATTAAAGACGGTGCTAAAATGGTTAATGCAGTAGCAAATTCTGTTGTTCCAAAAATTACTGTTATAGTAGGTAATAGTTATGGTGCAGGTAATTATGCAATGTGTGGGAAAGCATATGATCCCCGTTTTATTTATTCCTTCCCAAATTCAAAAATTGCAGTTATGGGGGGCAATCAGGCGGCCAATGTTTTGCTTGATATAAAATTGAAGCAATTAAAAAAGAACAATTCATCTATAAGCGAAATTGAGAAAGATGATATTCTAAAAGAGATTAATAATTCTTACAATAAATCGAGCAATCCACTTTATGCCGCTGCTAGATTATGGATTGATGAAATTATTGATCCAGCCCTAATAAGAAAATATATTTCCCGTTCAATTGAGATTTGTACTAATAATAATGAGATTCAAAAATTTAACACTGGATTAATTCAGACTTAG
- a CDS encoding acyl-CoA dehydrogenase family protein, protein MTESSASNFILDFTEEQNNIKNIIRDFSQEKIKPTVLELDEAQKFPIELMHELGSLGFLGILVPAEFEGAELGYTEYALVIEELAKTDPSIALSVAAHNGLCTNHINLFASKEQKRKFLPDLASGRNIGAWGLTEAQSGSDAAALSTYAVKKGNSYIINGSKNFITHGISAETFVIMAITDKEKKRKGISAFIVEKNTPGFSSGKKENKLGMRASETSQLIFENCVVPAENLIGEEGEGFTQAMRVLEGGRISIAALSLGLAQGCLDASIEYSKQRKQFNKPISDFQAINFKLADMETEINAARLMTYKAAWLKDKNKSVNDIAAKAKLFASEIAVKAANEAVQIFGGYGFTKDYPVEKFYRDAKLLTIGEGTSEVQRIVIARNLLKSDE, encoded by the coding sequence ATGACAGAATCATCAGCATCAAATTTTATTTTGGACTTTACAGAAGAACAAAATAATATTAAAAATATAATTCGTGATTTTTCTCAAGAAAAAATAAAACCAACAGTACTTGAATTAGACGAGGCTCAGAAATTCCCAATAGAATTAATGCATGAATTAGGTTCTCTTGGATTTCTCGGAATTCTTGTGCCTGCCGAATTTGAAGGTGCTGAACTTGGGTACACAGAATATGCTTTAGTAATTGAGGAACTGGCAAAGACAGATCCATCAATCGCGCTTTCTGTAGCAGCACATAATGGGTTGTGTACAAACCACATAAATCTTTTTGCATCCAAAGAGCAGAAAAGAAAATTTCTTCCTGATCTTGCATCTGGAAGAAATATTGGCGCATGGGGTTTAACTGAAGCTCAATCTGGCAGTGATGCCGCTGCACTTTCCACATACGCTGTAAAAAAAGGAAATAGCTATATAATTAATGGCTCTAAAAATTTTATTACTCATGGCATTTCAGCAGAAACTTTTGTGATTATGGCAATTACCGATAAAGAAAAAAAGCGAAAGGGCATTTCTGCTTTCATTGTTGAAAAAAATACTCCGGGTTTTTCATCGGGCAAAAAAGAAAATAAGTTAGGGATGAGAGCGAGTGAAACTTCTCAACTAATTTTTGAAAATTGTGTTGTTCCCGCTGAAAATTTGATTGGTGAAGAGGGAGAGGGATTTACTCAGGCAATGAGAGTTTTAGAAGGGGGAAGAATTTCAATTGCCGCTTTAAGTTTAGGACTTGCTCAAGGATGTTTGGATGCTTCAATTGAATACTCGAAGCAGAGAAAACAGTTTAATAAGCCGATCTCAGATTTCCAGGCAATTAATTTTAAATTGGCAGATATGGAAACTGAAATAAATGCCGCAAGATTGATGACTTACAAAGCAGCGTGGTTAAAAGATAAAAATAAATCCGTTAATGATATTGCTGCAAAAGCTAAACTATTTGCAAGCGAAATTGCTGTAAAAGCCGCAAATGAGGCAGTTCAAATTTTTGGAGGATATGGATTTACAAAAGATTATCCGGTAGAAAAATTTTACCGCGATGCTAAATTGCTAACAATTGGTGAAGGTACTTCGGAAGTTCAGAGAATTGTAATTGCGCGAAATTTATTGAAGAGTGACGAATGA
- the meaB gene encoding methylmalonyl Co-A mutase-associated GTPase MeaB: MMNSELIAEIFKNNKRKVSRAITIVESSLNDSTDLLKEIHKKTGRAYRIGITGPPGAGKSTITNQLTKYFRKQNKTVGIIAVDPTSPFSGGALLGDRVRMSEVGSDPGVFIRSMATRGSLGGLSQKTIDAADVLDAAGYDYIIFETVGVGQSELDVAKAADTTIVVIVPESGDAIQAMKAGLMEIADFFVINKSDRPGSDNAINSLNTILMFKDHNENDWLPSILRAVASENTGILDIANEIERHKSYLVSNNLLNKHREQQYKSRISGIVENLFKNEIWNDERKIKLTASLSKVLDGEISPYEVAEMIFKEFKES; the protein is encoded by the coding sequence ATGATGAACTCAGAACTTATTGCAGAAATATTTAAGAATAATAAAAGAAAAGTTTCGCGAGCTATAACAATCGTCGAAAGTTCGTTGAATGATTCTACCGATCTATTAAAAGAGATACACAAAAAAACCGGTAGAGCTTACCGAATAGGTATAACGGGACCTCCAGGCGCCGGCAAATCTACAATAACAAATCAGTTGACAAAATATTTTAGGAAACAAAATAAAACTGTCGGGATAATTGCAGTTGACCCCACAAGTCCTTTTAGTGGTGGAGCTTTATTAGGTGATCGTGTTAGGATGAGTGAAGTAGGTAGCGATCCCGGTGTGTTTATTAGAAGCATGGCTACTAGAGGAAGTCTAGGAGGATTAAGCCAAAAAACTATCGACGCCGCTGATGTGCTCGACGCAGCCGGTTATGATTATATAATATTTGAAACAGTTGGGGTGGGTCAATCAGAATTAGATGTAGCAAAAGCGGCAGATACTACAATTGTTGTAATTGTTCCGGAATCTGGCGATGCTATTCAGGCAATGAAAGCGGGATTAATGGAGATAGCCGATTTTTTTGTAATAAACAAAAGTGATCGGCCAGGTTCTGATAATGCTATTAATTCTCTCAATACAATTTTAATGTTTAAAGACCATAATGAAAATGATTGGCTTCCAAGTATTCTAAGAGCTGTTGCTTCTGAGAATACCGGTATTTTGGATATCGCTAATGAAATTGAAAGACATAAAAGTTATTTGGTAAGTAATAATTTACTCAATAAGCACCGTGAGCAGCAGTATAAATCAAGAATTTCGGGAATTGTTGAAAATCTTTTTAAAAATGAAATTTGGAACGATGAGAGAAAAATTAAACTCACCGCTTCCCTTTCAAAAGTATTGGATGGTGAAATTTCACCTTATGAAGTTGCTGAAATGATATTTAAAGAATTTAAAGAATCTTAA
- the nadD gene encoding nicotinate-nucleotide adenylyltransferase, which translates to MKKVGVFGGTFDPIHYGHLVTTQFVLEKRELEKIIFIPSHISPHKLEMKTVADLHRYNMVKLAIENNPQFEISDYEINNNAISYTLNTILHFKKIYQDIELIIGYDNLLVFDKWYKPNDIFEEVTVVAMVRNGSYDFEKNIFTEKAIIIDPPVVDISSTEIRERVKNNLPINYLTPPSVVDYIYRNKLYH; encoded by the coding sequence ATGAAAAAAGTAGGTGTTTTTGGTGGCACTTTTGATCCTATTCATTATGGACATTTGGTAACAACACAATTTGTGCTCGAAAAAAGAGAACTTGAGAAAATTATTTTTATTCCATCTCACATATCACCACATAAGTTAGAAATGAAAACAGTAGCGGATTTACATCGTTATAATATGGTAAAACTGGCCATTGAAAATAATCCGCAGTTTGAAATTTCAGATTATGAAATCAATAACAATGCTATTTCATATACTTTAAATACGATTTTACATTTCAAAAAAATATATCAAGATATTGAGTTAATAATAGGTTATGATAATTTATTGGTATTCGATAAATGGTACAAACCCAATGATATATTTGAAGAAGTTACAGTAGTTGCAATGGTTAGAAACGGCAGTTATGATTTTGAAAAAAATATATTTACTGAGAAAGCCATAATAATCGATCCTCCGGTTGTTGATATTTCATCAACCGAGATAAGAGAACGTGTAAAAAATAATTTACCCATTAATTATCTCACTCCTCCATCAGTTGTTGACTATATTTATCGAAATAAACTTTACCATTAA
- a CDS encoding PrsW family intramembrane metalloprotease translates to MPILSSLIAAVAPMALYLIIIWKMDKNEREPLAMILFHFIWGAFGAIILGLIGSVILTLFLSVHLFSESQHGLIQTIIFAPFAEEIAKGVFLLWTVNSRKFDNLTDGIVYGSAIGLGFGMTENFTYFLSYGDTFASWLYLVIVRSLFSAVMHCIATATFGAFLAIFKFSKHPLRNILPFAGMLIAMLIHFLWNASVSFDGNYFYGLLFMILLIIIFIMTIKLSVHYENVIIKSELNEESELGILPQNHVMILASNLRFRKGWIDEEIRTKYINAVVKLAFRKYQLKNSTNKNQNFYEEQVSLYRYTIPKILSKELA, encoded by the coding sequence ATGCCAATATTATCATCTCTAATAGCCGCAGTAGCACCTATGGCTCTCTATTTAATAATTATTTGGAAAATGGATAAGAATGAAAGAGAGCCATTAGCAATGATTTTATTTCATTTTATATGGGGTGCTTTCGGCGCAATAATTCTAGGTTTGATTGGAAGCGTTATTCTTACTCTCTTCCTCAGCGTTCATTTATTCAGCGAATCGCAGCACGGATTAATCCAAACAATCATATTTGCCCCCTTCGCCGAGGAGATCGCAAAAGGAGTATTTTTGCTTTGGACAGTCAATTCAAGAAAATTTGATAATTTGACTGACGGGATTGTATATGGCAGCGCTATTGGGTTGGGATTTGGCATGACCGAAAACTTCACATATTTTTTGAGTTATGGAGATACCTTCGCATCCTGGCTATATCTTGTAATTGTTCGTTCACTTTTTTCGGCGGTGATGCATTGTATTGCTACCGCCACTTTCGGCGCGTTCTTGGCAATCTTTAAATTTTCGAAACATCCACTTAGAAATATTTTACCATTTGCCGGTATGCTAATTGCGATGCTGATTCATTTTTTATGGAATGCCTCAGTTAGTTTTGACGGTAACTATTTTTATGGCCTATTGTTTATGATTCTGTTAATCATAATTTTTATAATGACGATAAAATTGTCGGTTCATTATGAAAACGTAATAATTAAAAGTGAGTTGAATGAAGAGAGCGAGTTGGGCATTCTTCCTCAAAATCATGTTATGATACTAGCTTCAAATTTAAGATTTAGAAAAGGGTGGATTGATGAGGAAATCCGGACTAAATATATTAATGCAGTAGTTAAACTAGCTTTTAGAAAATATCAGTTGAAAAATTCTACTAATAAAAATCAAAACTTTTATGAGGAACAGGTTAGCCTATATAGATATACAATTCCCAAAATCTTATCGAAAGAATTAGCATGA
- a CDS encoding DUF177 domain-containing protein, which produces MLIKYTNFSEGIHEFDFKVPVDKIGLSDEFFGIGSLFCRMDKSIHQIVLNCNLVLAARFSCDRCMTEYETKIESNFTLTYLFSREKSETDELDLKFLSPDHDKIDLTPDVIEFANIEIPMKKLCNTECKGLCSNCGINLNEDKCDCIIKVENDIWEPLKKLKDNFNN; this is translated from the coding sequence ATGCTAATAAAATATACTAATTTTTCTGAAGGTATCCACGAATTTGATTTTAAGGTACCGGTAGATAAAATAGGATTAAGTGACGAGTTCTTTGGAATTGGTTCATTATTTTGTCGTATGGATAAATCAATCCATCAAATTGTGCTAAATTGCAATTTGGTGTTAGCCGCAAGATTTAGCTGCGACAGATGTATGACCGAATATGAAACAAAAATTGAGAGTAATTTCACCTTAACATACCTCTTTTCAAGAGAAAAAAGTGAAACTGATGAGCTTGATCTTAAATTTTTGTCGCCTGATCATGATAAAATTGATCTGACACCCGATGTAATTGAGTTCGCAAATATTGAAATTCCAATGAAAAAGCTTTGCAATACAGAGTGCAAAGGTTTATGTTCCAACTGCGGGATCAACTTAAATGAAGATAAATGCGATTGTATAATTAAAGTGGAAAATGATATTTGGGAACCACTTAAAAAACTAAAAGATAATTTCAATAACTAA
- the rpmF gene encoding 50S ribosomal protein L32, producing MPNPKRKMSKSRRDKRRTHYKATAPTLNRCSNCSEIKLSHRACPNCGYYAGRSMFVPES from the coding sequence ATGCCAAATCCGAAACGTAAGATGTCGAAGAGCAGAAGAGATAAGAGAAGAACTCATTATAAGGCTACAGCTCCAACATTAAATCGCTGTTCAAATTGTAGTGAAATAAAACTAAGTCACCGTGCTTGCCCAAACTGCGGTTATTATGCCGGCCGCTCTATGTTTGTACCAGAATCATAA
- the plsX gene encoding phosphate acyltransferase PlsX gives MTTKNSKCRIALDAMGGDYAPFNELLGASDALKADPNFELILVGNEETIKKIASEKNISITGMSIKNCSQVIEMKDSPTAALKSKPDSSIVVGAKLVKEGLADAFVSAGNTGAMMAASTLLIGRIPGIGRPTIGAAFPTITTKKCLLFDVGASVDSKPQHLFEYAIIGSIFAQEMYNQQNPKVGVLSVGEEDSKGNEISLLANNLIKESKLNFIGNVEGRDILKGEVDVIVCDGFVGNIILKFGESVLSTLLKTRIKNYAQKGILNKIKALVVKSVLKATLSDMDYQTHGGVPLLGINGISIIGHGSSSPLAIKNMVLRAKEMYDKNLIQKFEEALKNYGTKN, from the coding sequence ATGACAACCAAAAATTCGAAATGTAGAATTGCACTGGATGCTATGGGGGGCGACTATGCCCCTTTTAATGAATTATTGGGTGCCTCTGATGCACTTAAAGCAGATCCTAATTTTGAATTAATTCTTGTAGGAAATGAAGAAACAATTAAAAAAATTGCTTCTGAAAAAAATATTTCCATTACGGGTATGTCAATAAAAAATTGTTCTCAAGTTATTGAGATGAAAGATTCACCTACGGCTGCTCTTAAATCCAAACCGGATTCTTCAATAGTTGTAGGGGCAAAGCTTGTTAAAGAAGGACTTGCAGATGCTTTTGTAAGCGCCGGAAATACCGGAGCTATGATGGCTGCTTCAACACTTTTAATAGGAAGAATTCCGGGAATAGGAAGACCTACAATTGGTGCCGCATTCCCAACTATTACTACTAAAAAATGTCTGCTGTTCGATGTTGGCGCAAGCGTCGATAGTAAACCTCAGCATTTATTTGAATACGCCATTATTGGTTCTATATTCGCTCAAGAAATGTACAATCAGCAAAATCCAAAAGTTGGGGTTTTAAGCGTTGGAGAGGAAGATTCGAAAGGAAATGAAATCTCTCTTTTAGCCAATAATTTGATTAAAGAATCTAAATTAAATTTTATTGGGAATGTTGAGGGGAGAGATATCCTTAAGGGTGAGGTTGATGTGATAGTTTGCGATGGTTTTGTTGGAAACATCATTCTAAAATTTGGTGAAAGTGTTCTTTCTACCTTATTAAAAACAAGAATTAAAAATTATGCTCAAAAAGGTATTTTAAATAAAATTAAGGCTCTGGTTGTTAAGTCTGTTTTAAAAGCAACCTTGTCCGATATGGATTATCAAACTCATGGGGGTGTTCCTCTTTTGGGTATTAATGGAATAAGTATTATTGGTCATGGTTCAAGTTCACCATTAGCAATTAAAAATATGGTACTTAGAGCAAAAGAGATGTATGATAAAAATCTAATTCAGAAATTTGAGGAAGCTCTAAAAAATTATGGAACAAAAAATTAA
- a CDS encoding ketoacyl-ACP synthase III has translation MEQKIKNINAVITAVGMYVPDTIYDNKYFESIVDTNDEWILTRTGIKERRILKDGATSDLAANAALDLLKSKNIRADEIECIIVATVTPDMFFPSTACLVQQKIGAKNAWAFDLSAACSGFLFALNTGKNFIESGNYKKVLVIGADKMSAITDYTDRNTCILFGDAGAAVLLEPETDLNYGIKDSLLYVDGSGESSLHMRGGGSLNPSTHETVDKRMHFIYQDGKAVFKVAVKGMADVSAAIMEKNGLNGDDVAYLVPHQANLRIIDATAQRMGVSKDKVMINIHKYGNTTAATIPLCLVEYYRDGKLKKGDNLILSAFGAGYTWGAMYLTWSME, from the coding sequence ATGGAACAAAAAATTAAAAATATAAACGCGGTTATTACGGCAGTTGGCATGTATGTACCCGATACGATTTATGATAATAAATATTTTGAATCAATAGTTGATACAAACGATGAGTGGATTTTAACCCGTACTGGAATAAAAGAAAGAAGAATTTTAAAAGATGGCGCTACAAGCGATCTTGCTGCAAACGCAGCATTAGATCTGCTGAAATCAAAAAATATCAGAGCAGATGAAATTGAGTGTATTATTGTAGCTACAGTTACACCAGATATGTTTTTCCCTTCAACAGCATGTTTAGTTCAGCAAAAAATTGGAGCAAAAAACGCTTGGGCATTTGATCTATCAGCCGCATGTTCCGGATTTTTATTTGCTCTAAATACTGGTAAAAATTTTATAGAATCGGGGAATTACAAAAAAGTTTTGGTTATAGGTGCAGATAAAATGAGTGCAATTACCGACTATACCGATAGAAATACTTGCATTCTTTTTGGAGATGCCGGTGCTGCAGTACTTCTTGAACCTGAAACCGATCTTAATTATGGAATTAAAGATTCATTGTTATATGTTGATGGAAGCGGGGAATCTAGTCTTCATATGAGAGGTGGTGGAAGTCTTAATCCATCAACTCATGAAACGGTTGATAAACGAATGCACTTTATTTATCAGGATGGAAAGGCAGTATTCAAAGTTGCGGTTAAAGGAATGGCGGATGTTTCGGCGGCTATAATGGAAAAGAATGGATTGAATGGGGATGATGTGGCCTATCTTGTACCACATCAAGCAAATTTAAGAATTATTGATGCTACGGCTCAGAGAATGGGTGTTTCTAAAGATAAGGTTATGATTAATATTCATAAGTATGGAAATACCACAGCGGCTACCATTCCACTTTGTTTAGTGGAATACTATAGAGATGGAAAATTAAAAAAAGGGGATAATCTAATTTTATCAGCTTTCGGTGCCGGTTATACTTGGGGTGCTATGTATCTTACTTGGAGTATGGAATAA
- the fabD gene encoding ACP S-malonyltransferase, whose amino-acid sequence MTKKAFLFPGQGSQYVGMAKDLYENSVEAKEMILTAEEATGVQLSHIMFNGPEESLKQTDITQPAIFLHSVVLSSLLRKIEPDMAAGHSLGEYSALVSANAIQFYDAIKLVRLRGTAMLQAGIDQPGTMAAVVGLDSEILINICEEASQNGIVQCANFNSPGQIVISGSVTGVRGAMELAKLKGAKLVKELVVSGAFHSPLMESARGSLKAKLELTPFYDAKIPVYANVNASPVKNKEEIISLLDQQLTKPVRWEETIKNMINDGAEEFYEIGPGKVLQGLVKRINPDVKIFGIDKFTDVERYL is encoded by the coding sequence ATGACAAAGAAAGCATTTTTATTCCCCGGACAGGGTTCTCAGTATGTGGGAATGGCTAAAGATTTATACGAGAACTCTGTTGAAGCAAAAGAGATGATTTTAACTGCTGAGGAAGCTACCGGTGTGCAGTTATCTCATATAATGTTTAATGGACCGGAAGAATCATTAAAACAAACCGATATTACTCAGCCTGCAATATTTTTGCATAGTGTCGTTCTTTCTAGCTTATTAAGAAAAATTGAACCGGATATGGCTGCTGGTCATTCATTGGGTGAATATTCCGCGCTTGTATCTGCGAATGCTATTCAATTTTATGATGCAATTAAATTAGTACGACTTCGTGGAACCGCAATGCTCCAAGCCGGTATTGATCAGCCCGGAACAATGGCGGCAGTTGTGGGTTTGGATTCAGAAATTTTAATCAATATTTGTGAAGAAGCATCTCAAAACGGAATTGTTCAGTGCGCGAATTTTAATTCTCCAGGACAGATAGTAATTTCCGGTTCCGTTACAGGTGTAAGAGGGGCAATGGAATTAGCCAAATTAAAGGGTGCAAAACTAGTTAAAGAGTTAGTTGTAAGTGGCGCATTTCATTCTCCTTTAATGGAAAGTGCCCGTGGAAGTTTAAAAGCTAAGTTAGAACTAACCCCATTTTATGACGCTAAAATTCCTGTTTATGCTAATGTTAATGCTTCACCAGTTAAAAATAAAGAAGAGATCATTTCTCTGCTTGATCAACAGTTAACCAAACCGGTTAGGTGGGAAGAGACAATCAAGAATATGATTAATGATGGGGCAGAGGAGTTTTATGAAATTGGTCCCGGTAAAGTATTACAAGGTTTAGTAAAAAGAATTAATCCAGATGTAAAAATTTTTGGGATCGATAAATTTACTGATGTGGAAAGGTACCTATAA
- a CDS encoding DUF3109 family protein gives MEKKFEKMINGIYIDPLIFTHTFVKCCDVSICSGECCYYGVYTDKAEYETIMQNKERIADIMDDTQPKEWNTWFEAEEKDDDFPSGIAVGTEVYNGKCVFLDKQGYCSLQKLAMNEGEYKWKYKPLYCILFPLVIFEGALTVDDDHLSRMHYCNKSENHVSTIFEVCKNEIRHVLGEEGFNELLEYKRDYLLTLQETNVEITK, from the coding sequence ATGGAAAAGAAGTTTGAAAAGATGATAAATGGGATTTATATCGATCCTCTCATTTTTACTCATACTTTTGTTAAATGTTGTGATGTTTCAATCTGTTCGGGTGAGTGTTGTTATTATGGAGTATATACTGATAAGGCCGAATATGAAACTATTATGCAGAATAAAGAGAGAATCGCAGATATAATGGATGACACTCAGCCAAAAGAGTGGAATACCTGGTTTGAGGCAGAGGAGAAAGATGATGATTTTCCCTCGGGAATTGCCGTTGGTACTGAAGTTTATAATGGCAAATGTGTTTTTCTCGATAAACAAGGATATTGCTCTCTTCAAAAACTAGCTATGAATGAGGGGGAATATAAGTGGAAATATAAACCTCTATATTGTATATTATTTCCGTTAGTTATTTTTGAAGGTGCTTTAACAGTGGATGATGACCATCTCAGTAGGATGCATTACTGTAATAAATCTGAAAACCATGTCTCCACCATTTTTGAAGTATGTAAAAATGAAATAAGACATGTTTTGGGTGAAGAGGGTTTTAATGAGCTGCTCGAATATAAGAGAGATTATTTATTAACACTTCAGGAAACTAACGTTGAAATTACTAAATAA
- the fabG gene encoding 3-oxoacyl-[acyl-carrier-protein] reductase: MKLLNKKAVVTGGTRGIGKAIVKELAENGCSVVFTYFSSEETAKQIEIEFSNESVKVVGFKADASNFNSAQDVINFTLEKLGGIDILVNNAGITKDNLLLRMNENDFNSVISANLNSVFNYTKAVLKPMIGQRYGKIVNITSVVGIIGNAGQANYVASKAGVIGLTKSNAKELSSRNINVNAVAPGFIETDMTDKLSTQQKEAILSNVPIKRLGKPEDVAKAVLFLSSSDSDYITGQVLTVDGGMVM, from the coding sequence TTGAAATTACTAAATAAAAAAGCTGTTGTTACCGGCGGAACGAGAGGTATTGGTAAAGCTATAGTTAAAGAACTTGCCGAGAACGGATGTAGTGTTGTTTTTACTTACTTTAGTTCAGAAGAAACAGCTAAACAAATTGAGATTGAATTCTCGAATGAAAGTGTAAAGGTAGTGGGTTTCAAAGCCGATGCCTCCAATTTTAATTCGGCTCAAGATGTAATTAATTTTACGTTAGAAAAACTTGGCGGTATCGATATTCTAGTAAATAATGCCGGAATTACAAAGGATAATTTATTGCTTAGAATGAATGAAAATGATTTTAATTCGGTGATTAGTGCCAATTTAAATTCAGTTTTTAATTATACAAAGGCGGTTTTAAAACCTATGATTGGCCAACGATATGGCAAAATCGTAAATATAACATCTGTGGTTGGTATAATTGGGAATGCCGGACAGGCAAATTATGTAGCCTCAAAAGCCGGCGTAATTGGCTTAACCAAATCGAATGCTAAAGAATTATCTTCTAGAAACATAAATGTTAATGCTGTTGCCCCCGGTTTTATTGAAACTGATATGACCGATAAATTAAGTACACAGCAAAAAGAAGCTATACTCTCAAATGTTCCTATTAAAAGATTGGGTAAACCCGAGGATGTAGCAAAAGCCGTATTGTTCTTGAGTAGCAGTGATTCTGATTACATCACCGGTCAAGTTTTAACTGTTGACGGTGGAATGGTAATGTAA